A single genomic interval of Cucumis sativus cultivar 9930 chromosome 7, Cucumber_9930_V3, whole genome shotgun sequence harbors:
- the LOC101211699 gene encoding membrane protein of ER body 2 — protein MEDVVDFLPPPVEPIAGDGKPREKHMTRSGSSSDSDDMYSGGSPKEILKSGGKAIAPTGEADIIYIPHVVDKTLILNRNNSNKNINNNLTPPSTVSLLDIGGGNTVTEVVYRKPFEDGQELDLQTLYKLPNSHNFFCPNCKSCITKVIILRDPPSSPSRSPQPQWGSKDREYDQLPSSTNIPPEITTRARSPSPSPSPSPGPRPGVVQQTGALDDNEIISREEGGGRIICSNCFSFLTPIGAWISSQLGFGPKKPTIPADIVGGITEGTSRAGPSIISRDGQPFIDIEGGESIAFTIPPASGEETLGQRGGRSVEIMKSIVYGGLTEAITSLGIVTSAASASTPTENIVALALANLITGLIVITNNLSGLKSNQLKKESNQSDDRAQVDPYEEALGDRHHYLLHFTTAVLSFLIFGLLPPLVYGFSFRDTDDGDLKLAAVAASSLLCIALLAIAKAYVQKANNWKEYAKTLVYYVTLGFGASGLSYLAGKEVNILLEQLGWFKKDQSVPTLLLPNMDLAKPTWGSI, from the exons ATGGAAGACGTTGTAGATTTCCTGCCGCCCCCGGTAGAACCGATTGCCGGAGATGGGAAGCCACGTGAGAAGCACATGACCAGATCAGGCTCCTCTTCTGATAGCGATGATATGTATTCCGGCGGATCTCCTAAag AAATATTGAAATCGGGTGGGAAAGCAATTGCTCCAACTGGAGAAGCCGATATCATTTACATTCCACATGTGGTTGACAAAACTCTAATTCTAAATCGCAATAAtagcaacaaaaatattaataataatttgacgCCTCCTTCCACCGTCTCCCTTCTCGACATCGGCGGCGGCAACACCGTCACTGAAGTTGTATATCGAAAACCATTTGAAGACGGACAGGAACTAGACTTGCAAACTCTCTACAAGTTACCTAACTCCCACAACTTCTTTTGCCCCAACTGCAAATCTTGCATTACAAAAGTCATCATTCTCCGCGACCCTCCATCCTCACCGTCGCGGTCTCCTCAACCGCAGTGGGGCTCGAAGGATAGAGAATATGATCAGCTACCGTCATCGACTAATATACCGCCAGAGATCACGACGCGGGCACGGAGCCCGAGCCCGAGCCCGAGCCCGAGCCCGGGCCCCCGACCGGGTGTCGTCCAACAAACTGGTGCACTGGATGATAATGAGATCATTTCCAGGGAAGAGGGTGGTGGAAGGATCATATGCAGCAATTGCTTTAGTTTTCTTACTCCAATCG GTGCTTGGATCTCCTCTCAGCTAGGATTTGGTCCGAAAAAGCCAACCATTCCAGCTGATATAG TAGGAGGAATAACTGAAGGTACAAGCCGTGCTGGTCCTAGTATTATTTCTCGTGATGGTCAACCATTCATTGATATCGAAGGTGGTGAGTCGATCGCCTTTACAATTCCTCCGGCCAGCGGGGAAGAAACATTGGGCCAAAGAGGCGGAAGAAGTGTAGAGATAATGAAGAGCATTGTGTATGGAGGTTTAACCGAAGCCATCACAAGTTTGGGCATTGTAACCTCTGCAGCAAGTGCCAGTACTCCAACgg AGAATATTGTAGCTTTGGCATTGGCAAACTTGATTACGGGTCTTATTGTCATCACAAACAAT TTGTCTGGACTCAAATCAAACCAACTCAAGAAAGAATCAAACCAAAGTGATGATCGAGCACAAGTAGATCCATACGAAGAAGCTTTAGGAGACAGACACCATTACCTTCTTCACTTCACAACAGCCGTCCTATCATTCTTAATCTTCGGGCTTCTGCCTCCTCTCGTTTACGGTTTCTCGTTCCGCGACACGGATGACGGCGATCTCAAACTCGCAGCCGTGGCAGCTTCCTCTCTTCTGTGCATCGCCCTACTCGCAATCGCGAAAGCTTATGTTCAAAAGGCAAACAATTGGAAAGAGTATGCTAAAACCCTAGTTTATTACGTTACTTTAGGGTTTGGGGCGTCTGGTTTGTCATACTTAGCAGGCAAGGAGGTTAATATCCTTCTTGAGCAACTTGGTTGGTTTAAGAAAGACCAAAGTGTCCCTACTTTGTTGCTCCCTAATATGGACTTGGCAAAACCTACATGGGGATCCATATGA
- the LOC116405260 gene encoding polygalacturonase-like: MGFHTSVFYCYNFTATNMKIIAPHNSPNTDGMHLSTSKLVTIANSVIGTGDDCVSIGHSTENITVTNVTCGPGHGLSVGSLGKYSKEKGVYDVLVKNCTIFNATNGARIKTWASPVSGLASRIIFEDIVMYNVKNPIIIDQTYGTKKKKESNWKVSNVQFKNIRGTSTTNVAVLLECSKLFPCEGVELRDINLSYGGTNLRNTTIVSSCSNAKIATFGVKNPPPCVV, encoded by the exons ATGGGCTTTCACACGTCTGTATTCTACTGCTACAATTTCACTGCTACTAACATGAAAATTATAGCTCCACATAATAGTCCCAACACCGATGGAATGCATCTTAGCACCTCAAAATTGGTCACCATTGCCAATAGTGTCATTGGCACAGGTGATGATTGTGTCTCCATTGGTCACAGTACAGAGAATATAACCGTCACCAATGTCACTTGCGGCCCTGGACATGGCCTTAG TGTGGGCAGCTTGGGCAAGTACTCGAAAGAAAAGGGTGTCTATGATGTTCTAGTAAAGAACTGCACCATTTTCAATGCCACCAATGGTGCCAGAATCAAGACTTGGGCTAGCCCTGTCTCGGGGTTAGCCTCGAGAATTATCTTTGAAGACATTGTAATGTACAACGTAAAAAATCCTATAATTATCGATCAAACCTACGGcactaagaagaagaag GAATCAAATTGGAAGGTTAGCAACGTACAGTTCAAGAACATTCGAGGAACATCGACAACGAATGTGGCAGTGTTGTTGGAATGCAGCAAGTTGTTTCCATGCGAGGGGGTGGAGTTGAGGGACATTAACTTGAGTTATGGAGGCACCAACTTGAGGAATACAACCATTGTTTCTTCATGTTCGAATGCAAAGATTGCTACTTTTGGGGTTAAAAATCCACCACCTTGTGTTGTATAA